The Lasioglossum baleicum chromosome 12, iyLasBale1, whole genome shotgun sequence genome segment TCTTCCCGAGtgatcgaaaattttcgacttttccCACAACGATATTCGCAAGGTTACCGCTGTATTTGCACCCAACAGTCGTGAATGCAGTTACATGacaatttgtttattaattagAGAAGCCAACCTCACCTGACAATACAAAACTTTTGAGCTTTCAAATAAACCCTCAAAAGTTAGAAAGTGATAGTTATTTATTTCGGCGTGAATGATTCTTGCCGCTTTTGTCATAAGACACAACGCAAATTTAGGCAAGATTATTTGCTCCGTAAAATCTCAAAATAACGCCATTCCACGTAGTGGCTAAACGTTCAAACTTCTAGCTAATCTTTGTTACCGACCAATTCAGAATGTACTGCTAGATGGCGTTGGTAGCGAATTCCGGAACTTGAACCGTCATTATCGACAGATAGTCGctattttcagattttgaatgtttaaaatgattttaagATAATAAGACCACAAACGAGGTATAACGTCTGTGATAAAACATGTAATTTCTCGGATTAGATATAAAGTTTATTTTTTAGAATTGCTTTGAATTTGTAGCTTAGTCATTTCGTCGTGGATGGCGCCAAGAACACGTTCTACTTCTCGAATTTCCgataagatccgctgtctatgtaTAATCGGATACAATGTAACGCAGTTGTTGTGAAAGTGTTCCTTCCGACAGTTCCTCTCCGCAAATATTATTCGGGATGTTCTCCACAGTAATTCTCCGAGGATCTATTTCTACGCTTGTTTGAAATTTTAGTGGACACAAGGTACTGTCAATTTTTTATCGATTTTATAATCTCAGGGCAAGTTTTCATAGGCAGTGGTACATACATTTTGAAATGAAAGGAAGTGATAACAACAATTTCGTTAATTCTTTATACAATCAGTCACACTGGTCATGGAACAGGCAGAGAAACAAAGTACAATTGTTGGGTACAGAATTTCACGAAGGACGAACATTACCCTTGATCTTGTCCTTGTTTTTTGGCAGAACTGGTGGTATAAACACAAGTTTGTGCTGGTAAGCGTCAGGTACGAGAACGTTTAGAACCAGGTGTGTGACTACTGCGGTAAAACCCCACACACGGTGTTTCCCGCCCAAATAAGTCGGCATAATGTAATTGTTTCGAAACTGGGTATGTCGATATTGGGACGGGTCGCATAGGTTCTTCAGGCTGAGAAAGAAAGCCTCCTCCACCTCGTTCGTATTGATCTGAAGCATTTTCGGATCGACCTCGCCGATGTACCCAAACACGGGCAGCACGTGAAGGTCCTTCTTGTTGATCATGTTACCGGAAGTCCAGACGTCGATCTTCTCCCTCGGAATATTCAGCTCTTCCCATGTCTCGCGAATCGCGGTCTCTTCGAGGTTTCGATCGCTATCGTCGTACATACCTCCAGGGAACGAGACCTGGCCCCGATTCGAGGTCAGTTTTGTGGACCTCAGAGTGTACAGGAAACCCAGTTCGCCCTCGTGCTTGCATAATGGAACCAGAACAGCGGCccgattttttttcttctccaaATCCTTAGTAGAATTGCGAGTTTTGAACTTCTCGATGAACGACTTCCGACTCTGCTCGCTGAGGACCACTTCCGGTTTCAGGTACTCGAGCGTGCTCGCGTTCAGGCCCCGTTGCGATTCTACCGGCTTCGTTTCAAAAGAGAAAAGTTTAATTGCAATATTACAGTGACAGCAGCAAGGGAAACGGGTCaatcggtttcgaatttttttgaaaagaaagcctttttaattttgttttggGAATAGGTTTTTGGATTTTTAATAcaaccacagacgagatataaaaGTAGACCAATCACCTTATGGGGTTTCGTGTCGTACGACCTGAAATACcgacatcgcgaaaaatatgtGTTCCGcgcgttctattgaaatatatcATTCAAATTTGTATCTGAATGTACGCGAAAGGAGACAAACATAACATTAACATTCAAATTAGTGCCTATGGTAGCTGCGTATATCTTCTCTGTGGTAAATACAAGATATAATTGTAACGGATTTCCGGTAAAGTGTTGCCACCTAGTGTGCGCAGGGAACGAAACGCAACAGCTTAGGTGACGTCCTTCACGAGAGGTGAAATTACTTACGAGAACTCGCTGAAGGCAGCGTAAAGGCAAAGAATACAGTTTCATCGATGTGCGATTAGTTCTCCGCAAGAAATGTTTGCCCGAATCTGAAGGTGATCGATGAAAACTTGTACGAGCAAACCTTCCCGCTGCCGGCGCTTCTGTGTTTCGTTCGTCACTCGATTTATCGGGAATCTCTGACACTATGTTTATCTTCGCGACAGTTGCACG includes the following:
- the LOC143214440 gene encoding mitochondrial coenzyme A diphosphatase NUDT8 encodes the protein MKLYSLPLRCLQRVLPVESQRGLNASTLEYLKPEVVLSEQSRKSFIEKFKTRNSTKDLEKKKNRAAVLVPLCKHEGELGFLYTLRSTKLTSNRGQVSFPGGMYDDSDRNLEETAIRETWEELNIPREKIDVWTSGNMINKKDLHVLPVFGYIGEVDPKMLQINTNEVEEAFFLSLKNLCDPSQYRHTQFRNNYIMPTYLGGKHRVWGFTAVVTHLVLNVLVPDAYQHKLVFIPPVLPKNKDKIKGNVRPS